From Aurantimicrobium sp. INA4, one genomic window encodes:
- a CDS encoding homoserine dehydrogenase: MIEYRNVRVALLGGGTVGAQVARLLLEHKEEFASRVGASLELTGIAVRNLDAPRSADLPKELFTTDAESLILGADIVIEVMGGLEPARSYILQAINSGADVVTANKALLATHGTELFEAAERVGAQLYFEAAVAGAIPIIRPLRESLAGDRVKRIMGIVNGTTNYILDKMDTEGSSFEDALAIATELGYAEADPTADIDAFDAAQKASILASLAFHTTIPLEKVHREGIREVTGKTVELAKKAGYVVKLLAICERLTNPETGEEAVSARVYPALISREHPLASVHKANNAVFVEAEAAGSLMFYGAGAGGPETASAVLGDLVSAARRHIIGGPGLGASTNANLPVLPISAITTRYHVTLSVFDRPGVLASVADVFGQHGVSVELVEQGTFGSEAVSGEAAPTATLVIGTHAALESDLAATVSALAQLDAVSSVVSVLRVEGA; encoded by the coding sequence ATGATCGAATACCGCAACGTACGTGTGGCATTGTTGGGCGGTGGAACTGTTGGTGCTCAGGTAGCCCGGCTACTGCTTGAGCACAAAGAAGAGTTTGCTTCTCGAGTTGGTGCAAGTCTCGAGTTAACCGGTATCGCTGTACGTAACCTCGATGCCCCTCGTTCAGCAGATCTACCCAAAGAACTCTTCACTACTGATGCAGAATCCCTAATCCTGGGGGCTGACATTGTGATTGAAGTTATGGGCGGCCTTGAGCCAGCTCGCAGCTACATTCTGCAAGCTATCAACTCCGGAGCGGACGTTGTCACTGCCAACAAAGCATTGCTAGCAACTCACGGGACTGAATTATTCGAAGCAGCAGAGCGTGTAGGCGCTCAGCTCTACTTCGAAGCAGCTGTTGCTGGAGCAATCCCCATTATCCGTCCGCTTCGCGAAAGCCTTGCCGGAGATCGCGTCAAGCGCATTATGGGAATTGTTAACGGTACTACAAACTACATCTTGGACAAGATGGACACTGAGGGTTCTTCTTTCGAAGACGCACTCGCTATTGCAACTGAACTGGGTTATGCCGAGGCAGACCCCACTGCAGATATTGACGCATTTGATGCTGCGCAAAAAGCTTCAATTCTTGCCAGCCTGGCATTCCACACCACAATTCCTTTGGAGAAGGTTCACCGCGAAGGTATTCGTGAGGTTACCGGTAAGACGGTAGAACTAGCCAAGAAGGCTGGTTATGTAGTCAAACTGCTTGCTATTTGTGAACGTTTGACCAATCCCGAAACGGGTGAAGAAGCAGTTTCAGCACGTGTTTATCCTGCTCTGATCTCTCGTGAGCACCCCCTCGCTTCGGTCCATAAAGCAAACAATGCTGTCTTTGTTGAAGCAGAAGCTGCCGGCTCGTTGATGTTCTATGGCGCTGGTGCTGGAGGGCCAGAGACTGCTTCTGCTGTTTTAGGAGACCTGGTTTCTGCTGCGCGTCGCCACATCATCGGTGGCCCTGGCTTGGGAGCCTCTACGAACGCTAATTTGCCGGTGTTGCCTATCAGCGCCATTACCACTCGTTATCACGTGACTCTTTCTGTCTTTGACCGCCCTGGTGTTCTTGCCTCTGTTGCTGACGTCTTTGGTCAGCACGGTGTTTCTGTTGAATTGGTTGAGCAGGGAACCTTTGGCAGCGAGGCGGTGTCTGGAGAGGCTGCTCCGACGGCTACGCTAGTTATTGGCACGCATGCAGCTCTTGAGTCTGATTTAGCGGCCACCGTTTCCGCTCTTGCGCAGTTGGATGCCGTGAGCTCAGTGGTTTCGGTTCTACGAGTTGAAGGAGCCTAA
- the lysA gene encoding diaminopimelate decarboxylase: MASHPLAPTWLTADVDANELVSGVWASSVTRNSNGEVLVAGAHVSALAQEFGTPLFVVDEVHARKRAVEVRNAFESAFSAVGTHAKVYYAGKAFLCTEVVRWVTEAGLNVDVASGGELAVALAAGIDPSHIGLHGNNKSQAEIERAVDVGVGTIVIDSFIEIGRVADAARRAGKNQRVRLRVNSGVHAHTHSFLATAHEDQKFGVTIADAPDLVAEIRSHESLEFVGLHCHIGSQIFGTDGFAESAARLLSLHAELLKGGPVPELNLGGGFGIAYKPADKPTPIEDIAHEIASVVSAECSLLGIDIPVVCVEPGRAVIGTSTFTLYEVGTVKDVSVDVVDDNGVLTGETAIRKYVSVDGGMSDNARPALYGADYSVRIANRLSDAQPALVRVAGKHCESGDILVYADYLPGDVKPGDLLAIPATGAYCWSLSSNYNYLTRPPVVAVKDGVARVIVRGETEEDLLARDMGVIRKVNT; the protein is encoded by the coding sequence GTGGCTTCTCACCCGCTTGCACCAACGTGGCTCACGGCTGACGTTGATGCCAACGAGTTAGTAAGTGGTGTTTGGGCCTCTTCAGTTACTCGGAACAGTAATGGCGAAGTGCTTGTTGCTGGAGCTCATGTTTCTGCATTAGCTCAAGAATTTGGAACACCACTTTTTGTTGTTGATGAAGTACATGCTCGAAAAAGAGCTGTAGAAGTAAGAAACGCCTTTGAATCAGCTTTTTCTGCCGTTGGCACACATGCCAAGGTCTATTACGCAGGTAAAGCATTCCTGTGCACTGAAGTAGTTCGCTGGGTTACCGAGGCTGGTCTCAACGTCGATGTTGCCAGTGGGGGAGAACTTGCTGTTGCGCTCGCTGCAGGAATTGACCCTTCCCACATTGGTCTTCACGGTAATAATAAATCCCAAGCAGAAATTGAACGAGCTGTTGACGTTGGTGTTGGAACCATCGTTATTGATTCCTTCATTGAAATTGGTCGCGTTGCAGATGCTGCTCGTCGCGCGGGCAAGAATCAACGAGTACGCCTTCGGGTCAACAGTGGTGTTCACGCACACACCCACAGTTTCCTTGCCACCGCGCATGAAGATCAAAAGTTTGGTGTCACCATCGCTGATGCCCCAGATTTGGTTGCAGAGATTCGTTCACATGAATCGTTGGAATTTGTCGGCCTTCACTGCCACATAGGTTCCCAAATCTTTGGGACAGACGGTTTCGCTGAGTCAGCAGCACGTTTGCTTTCTTTGCACGCAGAACTGCTCAAAGGAGGCCCTGTTCCAGAGCTCAACCTCGGTGGTGGTTTTGGTATTGCCTATAAGCCGGCAGATAAGCCCACACCCATCGAAGACATTGCCCACGAAATTGCTTCTGTGGTCTCTGCTGAGTGTTCTCTTCTGGGTATTGATATTCCAGTTGTATGTGTTGAACCAGGACGTGCAGTAATCGGAACGTCCACCTTCACCCTTTATGAAGTGGGCACTGTCAAAGACGTTTCAGTTGACGTCGTTGACGACAACGGCGTCCTTACTGGTGAAACTGCAATACGCAAATATGTCAGCGTTGACGGCGGTATGAGCGATAACGCACGCCCAGCTCTGTATGGAGCTGATTATTCGGTTCGCATCGCGAACCGATTATCTGATGCACAGCCAGCATTGGTGCGCGTTGCTGGTAAGCACTGTGAATCTGGAGACATTCTGGTTTATGCGGACTATCTTCCCGGGGATGTTAAGCCCGGTGATTTGCTAGCAATTCCTGCAACAGGTGCGTATTGCTGGTCACTTTCTAGTAACTACAACTATTTGACTAGGCCACCTGTTGTTGCTGTCAAAGATGGTGTTGCCCGCGTTATAGTGCGCGGCGAAACTGAAGAAGATTTGTTAGCGCGCGATATGGGCGTTATCCGAAAGGTAAACACATGA
- a CDS encoding NAD-dependent epimerase/dehydratase family protein produces the protein MSKYLVSGSGGFLGFYLAKKLAKQGHSVVAVDVELQVGSQSRMVELEAIDGIEVIRGDLTNEEFVSSLPRVDGVYHMAALNGTQKFYSDPWKVVRHSTIPTITLLERYGRDPLEFFFYAGSSEAYASSITKFGWEVPTKEDVPLGIQDPKEVRWSYGGSKLHGEIAVFAAAVELGTPAVVGRFHNAYGPNMGIHHVIPDFIERGKNGVFELYGANNTRSFIYIDDAIESVIAVANNAVGEVVNIGSPNEINMIDLAHIIMEEAGWSGEVKNFDAPVGSVLRRAPDISRLAEIIDVEKFVNLNEGIRRTLPSYL, from the coding sequence TTGTCTAAGTATTTAGTATCAGGTTCTGGTGGTTTTCTAGGGTTTTACCTTGCAAAAAAGCTTGCAAAACAAGGACATTCTGTTGTCGCGGTGGATGTTGAACTGCAGGTTGGATCACAATCGCGGATGGTGGAATTAGAAGCTATAGACGGAATTGAAGTCATACGCGGTGATCTGACAAACGAAGAATTTGTTTCCTCGCTTCCACGTGTTGACGGTGTCTATCACATGGCTGCACTCAACGGTACGCAAAAGTTTTACAGCGATCCCTGGAAAGTAGTACGTCATTCAACCATTCCAACAATCACACTGTTAGAACGTTACGGTCGTGACCCACTTGAGTTCTTCTTCTATGCAGGATCTTCCGAAGCATATGCAAGTTCCATAACTAAGTTTGGTTGGGAAGTGCCCACCAAGGAGGATGTTCCTCTGGGAATTCAAGATCCTAAAGAAGTTCGCTGGTCATACGGCGGATCTAAACTTCATGGCGAAATAGCAGTTTTTGCTGCAGCAGTTGAACTGGGCACACCAGCAGTTGTTGGTCGTTTCCATAATGCATATGGACCAAACATGGGTATTCACCACGTCATCCCTGACTTTATTGAGCGAGGTAAAAATGGCGTGTTTGAACTTTATGGCGCAAACAACACTAGAAGCTTCATTTACATCGATGACGCAATAGAGAGTGTCATTGCTGTCGCAAACAATGCTGTCGGTGAAGTCGTCAATATCGGTTCACCCAACGAGATCAACATGATTGATTTAGCTCACATCATCATGGAAGAAGCAGGATGGAGCGGAGAAGTCAAAAACTTTGACGCTCCGGTAGGAAGTGTTCTACGCCGAGCACCTGATATCAGCAGGCTTGCAGAAATTATTGATGTGGAAAAGTTCGTGAACCTTAACGAAGGCATTAGACGAACACTTCCGTCATATCTATAG
- a CDS encoding nucleotide sugar dehydrogenase produces MTNLPNNKFDVCVVGLGYVGLTLATALASAGLRVAGSERSQDVVDLIASGQSPFHEFGLDEAIQAVVSRGKLVPFALEDGTPVADSYVITVGTPVKNGSVYLEDLKSAVSAVANVMPDGALTVLRSTVRVGTTRTIAEPILKDSGKKYAVAMAPERTIEGKALAELSSLPQIVGGIDENSTQLASELFARLGVEIVPVHSAEAAELAKLASNTFRDVSFAFANELAYFADQSGVDVYDVVRACNYGYDRMNVALPGPVAGPCLEKDAYILSNSADVLGVEVPLAMQGRKTNEFIVSHVVNSLLPDMNSHTPKVSILGLAFKGRPATSDTRGSLAGDFAQAMKSKYSVTDVSGWDPLVSVTDAQKMGILFDELEECLNSDVVLIQTNHRFFSSEDFYSVIDRTEHSGRVFVDLWNQLDAERITSLGNRLIPLGRKIIDVKDSLV; encoded by the coding sequence ATGACGAATTTGCCAAACAATAAGTTTGATGTCTGTGTTGTTGGTTTGGGTTATGTTGGCTTGACTTTGGCTACTGCTTTAGCTTCTGCGGGGCTGCGTGTTGCAGGTTCAGAGCGTAGTCAGGATGTTGTTGATCTCATTGCTTCTGGGCAATCTCCTTTCCATGAATTTGGTCTTGATGAGGCTATTCAGGCTGTTGTTTCCCGGGGGAAATTGGTGCCTTTTGCCTTGGAGGATGGGACGCCGGTTGCGGATTCTTATGTGATTACTGTTGGCACTCCGGTTAAGAACGGCAGTGTGTATTTAGAGGACTTGAAATCTGCAGTTTCTGCCGTTGCTAATGTTATGCCTGATGGAGCATTGACTGTTCTGCGTTCCACAGTTCGTGTCGGTACTACACGCACTATCGCTGAACCAATATTGAAGGATTCCGGGAAAAAATATGCTGTCGCGATGGCTCCCGAAAGGACCATCGAGGGCAAAGCCTTAGCTGAGCTTTCTTCGTTGCCTCAAATAGTTGGTGGAATTGATGAGAATTCCACACAGCTGGCGTCTGAATTGTTTGCACGTTTGGGCGTTGAAATTGTTCCTGTGCATTCTGCTGAGGCTGCAGAGTTAGCCAAACTTGCGAGTAACACTTTCCGCGACGTTTCTTTTGCGTTCGCTAATGAACTTGCCTACTTTGCAGATCAGTCCGGTGTAGATGTTTACGACGTAGTGCGTGCATGTAATTACGGTTATGACCGAATGAATGTGGCTCTACCTGGGCCAGTAGCTGGTCCGTGTTTGGAAAAGGATGCGTACATACTTTCCAATTCTGCGGATGTACTTGGTGTTGAAGTTCCGCTAGCAATGCAGGGGCGTAAAACTAATGAATTCATTGTTTCTCATGTTGTAAATTCATTACTCCCAGATATGAACTCCCACACACCCAAAGTGTCGATTCTTGGGTTGGCTTTCAAGGGCAGACCAGCAACATCCGACACACGTGGGTCATTAGCTGGTGACTTCGCTCAAGCAATGAAATCGAAATACTCTGTCACTGATGTGTCTGGCTGGGACCCATTGGTTTCTGTGACAGACGCTCAGAAAATGGGAATTCTTTTCGACGAGCTCGAGGAATGTTTGAATTCCGATGTGGTGTTAATTCAGACAAATCATCGTTTTTTCTCAAGTGAAGATTTCTATTCAGTAATTGATCGCACTGAACACTCAGGGCGTGTATTTGTTGATTTGTGGAATCAGCTCGATGCTGAACGCATCACATCATTAGGAAATCGTCTCATTCCTCTGGGGCGAAAAATTATCGACGTTAAGGACTCACTTGTCTAA
- the argS gene encoding arginine--tRNA ligase has translation MTPQDLQLEILERIKQYAQSNDFDCDGIDASFVTIERPKNREHGDWASSVSLKLAKPWGVNPRELAEILAQKLLNVQGIESAEVAGPGFINIRLSAASAGALVKTIVEQGPGYGQGSLYKDVKLNLEFVSANPTGPIHMGGTRWAAVGDSLARVLEAVGGEVTREYYFNDHGAQIDRFSRSLIAAYLGEPAPEDGYGGEYIHDIASRVVAAYGNDLTVLPREEMQEVFRSIGVELMFGEIKASLHEFGVDFDVYFHEDSLHESRAVERAVERLRKLGHIFEQDGATWLRTTEFGDDKDRVIIKSDGQAAYIAGDLAYYLDKRERGFDRNIIMLGADHHGYVARMMAMCAAFGDEPGVNLEIMIGQMVNLVRDGQPMRMSKRAGTIVTLEDLVEAVGVDAGRYALVRSSSDSQLDIDLDLLGKKTNDNPVFYVQYAHARTCAVGRNAKAFGVCREDGFAPELLNHEAESQLLGALQEFPRIVTQAAELREPHRVARYIEEVAGYYHRWYDKCRVIPQADEEVTDLHRTRLWLNDATGQVLRNGLGLLGVSAPERM, from the coding sequence ATGACTCCGCAAGATTTACAACTTGAAATTTTGGAACGAATTAAGCAGTATGCACAGTCAAATGATTTTGATTGTGATGGCATTGATGCTTCATTTGTGACTATTGAACGCCCAAAAAATCGTGAACACGGTGATTGGGCATCTAGCGTTTCCCTCAAATTAGCAAAGCCTTGGGGAGTTAATCCCCGCGAACTTGCAGAAATACTGGCCCAGAAACTCTTGAATGTTCAGGGTATTGAATCTGCTGAAGTGGCGGGTCCTGGTTTCATCAATATACGTCTCAGCGCTGCATCTGCTGGTGCGTTGGTCAAGACAATTGTTGAACAAGGCCCAGGATACGGCCAGGGTTCGCTTTACAAAGACGTCAAACTCAATCTTGAGTTTGTCTCCGCTAACCCAACAGGTCCCATACATATGGGTGGGACTCGTTGGGCAGCAGTTGGGGACTCTCTTGCCCGTGTTCTTGAGGCTGTAGGCGGTGAAGTCACGCGTGAGTATTACTTCAATGATCATGGTGCACAGATTGACCGATTCTCTCGAAGCTTGATTGCCGCATACCTCGGAGAACCAGCTCCCGAGGATGGCTACGGTGGTGAATACATTCATGACATCGCTTCCCGAGTGGTTGCAGCATACGGGAACGACCTGACTGTTCTTCCTCGTGAAGAAATGCAGGAAGTTTTCCGTTCTATCGGTGTTGAACTCATGTTCGGCGAAATCAAAGCCAGCTTGCACGAGTTTGGCGTGGACTTTGATGTGTACTTCCACGAGGACTCTCTGCACGAGTCCCGAGCTGTAGAACGAGCTGTTGAGCGTCTTCGTAAACTTGGGCATATCTTTGAACAAGATGGTGCAACGTGGCTGCGCACCACAGAATTTGGTGACGACAAAGATCGCGTCATTATCAAGAGTGATGGTCAAGCCGCCTATATCGCTGGTGATCTTGCTTACTACCTTGATAAGCGAGAGCGCGGCTTTGATCGCAACATCATTATGTTGGGTGCTGACCACCATGGTTATGTTGCCCGCATGATGGCAATGTGTGCTGCTTTTGGTGACGAACCAGGCGTGAACCTTGAAATTATGATTGGCCAGATGGTCAATCTGGTTCGTGACGGTCAGCCCATGCGCATGAGTAAGCGTGCTGGAACCATCGTGACGCTAGAAGACTTAGTCGAAGCGGTTGGTGTAGATGCTGGTCGCTATGCACTTGTTCGCAGCTCGAGCGATTCCCAGTTAGATATTGACCTTGATCTCCTCGGAAAAAAGACCAATGACAATCCTGTCTTTTATGTCCAATATGCACATGCTCGCACCTGTGCTGTTGGGCGTAATGCAAAAGCATTTGGAGTTTGCAGAGAAGATGGTTTTGCTCCTGAACTTCTCAACCATGAAGCAGAATCCCAGCTGCTTGGCGCGCTTCAAGAGTTTCCAAGAATTGTTACTCAAGCAGCAGAATTGAGAGAACCTCACCGTGTTGCCCGCTATATCGAAGAAGTAGCTGGGTACTACCACCGCTGGTATGACAAGTGCCGGGTAATTCCTCAGGCTGATGAGGAAGTAACGGATTTACATAGAACACGACTGTGGCTCAATGATGCAACGGGCCAAGTTCTTCGAAACGGCTTGGGCCTTTTGGGTGTTTCGGCCCCAGAGCGTATGTAG
- a CDS encoding ABC transporter permease, giving the protein MTVKARDEYISGLTWQETGIRQGFFSFLLSPFLEAYSQRGLIWLLIDKELRARYKGSALGIVWSLAKPITQLLIYFVAIGEFLGASRSIPGFAIFVLIGLTAWSFFSDVASQSSQAILGNAGIIKKIHIPRIIFPLSVVGSSFVYFFIQFLVLGIAILLVQQLPEFPQFWLLFPSTAILILFGTGTAYLISSINVFIRDLQHLVDVSLSILFWLSPIVYSYKFVVQAIQNDFLLNLYLANPVTISILGFQRALWAQGTNDLSNFPEHLVWRLWIMCAIGVVFVLIGQSVFRKFERNFAQEI; this is encoded by the coding sequence ATGACGGTGAAAGCTCGTGATGAATATATCTCAGGTCTTACTTGGCAAGAAACAGGAATAAGACAAGGTTTTTTTTCGTTTCTTTTGAGCCCATTTCTCGAAGCATATTCGCAAAGGGGCTTGATCTGGCTACTCATTGATAAAGAGCTCCGAGCAAGATACAAAGGTTCAGCCTTAGGTATTGTTTGGAGCCTGGCGAAGCCAATTACTCAATTACTCATTTATTTTGTTGCAATTGGTGAGTTCTTAGGCGCGTCAAGATCGATTCCTGGATTTGCCATCTTTGTGCTAATCGGCCTAACCGCATGGTCTTTTTTCAGCGATGTAGCATCCCAAAGCAGCCAAGCAATTTTGGGTAACGCTGGCATTATCAAAAAAATTCATATTCCCAGGATTATCTTCCCGCTGAGTGTGGTCGGGTCAAGTTTTGTTTATTTTTTCATTCAGTTCTTAGTACTTGGAATTGCAATACTTCTTGTGCAACAACTACCTGAGTTTCCTCAATTTTGGCTCTTGTTCCCTTCGACGGCTATTTTGATTTTGTTCGGGACCGGAACCGCCTATCTGATTTCGTCAATTAATGTGTTCATCCGGGATCTCCAACATTTGGTCGATGTATCTCTTTCAATTTTGTTCTGGCTTTCCCCAATTGTTTACTCGTACAAATTTGTTGTTCAAGCCATACAAAATGATTTTTTATTGAATCTCTACTTAGCAAACCCTGTGACTATTTCGATACTGGGGTTCCAAAGAGCACTTTGGGCTCAAGGCACGAACGATTTATCCAACTTTCCTGAGCACTTGGTTTGGCGACTGTGGATCATGTGCGCTATCGGTGTTGTGTTTGTGCTGATTGGCCAGTCTGTATTTCGCAAATTTGAACGAAACTTTGCACAGGAGATTTGA
- a CDS encoding ABC transporter ATP-binding protein: MAHIVELENVSKRFVIHKEKSLKERLLNFRLSQSHKEDFYALRDVSFDISVGESLGLVGHNGSGKSTLLKVIGGILYPTTGVVRRRGRIAALLELGTGFHPDLTGRQNIYLNGSLMGLSRLEIEKHLESIIDFSGIEEFIDTPVKFYSSGMYVRLAFSVAVHSDPDLLIIDEVLAVGDQPFQEKCFERMREFQKQGRTIVLVSHSSEQIKSFCDRVALLHHGELKFVGKTRQGLKMLDELYAAEQR, from the coding sequence GTGGCACACATCGTTGAACTAGAAAATGTCTCAAAAAGATTTGTCATACACAAAGAAAAATCCCTCAAAGAGCGCCTTCTCAATTTTCGCTTGTCACAAAGCCATAAAGAAGATTTTTACGCGCTGAGAGATGTCTCTTTTGATATTTCAGTTGGTGAATCTTTAGGGCTTGTAGGACACAACGGTTCCGGGAAAAGTACCCTACTCAAGGTCATTGGTGGAATTCTCTATCCCACAACTGGCGTCGTCCGCAGACGAGGAAGGATAGCTGCACTTCTCGAGCTTGGTACAGGTTTTCACCCTGACTTGACTGGTAGACAAAACATTTATCTCAATGGGTCTCTCATGGGTCTTTCTCGATTAGAAATTGAGAAGCACCTTGAATCCATCATTGATTTTTCTGGAATAGAAGAATTTATTGATACTCCTGTTAAGTTTTATTCCTCTGGAATGTACGTGAGACTTGCATTCAGTGTTGCCGTCCATTCCGACCCAGATCTGCTCATTATTGATGAAGTGCTTGCTGTCGGAGATCAACCATTTCAAGAAAAATGTTTTGAAAGAATGCGAGAGTTCCAAAAACAAGGGAGAACAATCGTCCTTGTTAGTCATTCTTCGGAACAGATCAAGAGTTTTTGTGACAGGGTTGCACTTCTTCATCATGGTGAACTCAAATTTGTTGGAAAAACTCGCCAGGGTCTCAAAATGCTAGATGAGTTATATGCAGCAGAACAGCGATAA
- a CDS encoding DUF2142 domain-containing protein has product MQQNSDKSIAPHTNSSQRFTTLSKYKVFVGIVGLFLALAAWSVASPVGSSPDDDFHLASIWCGDGIRNGLCEPGSSENSRMVPLALAHSICYAYSPESNATCQDNNLAINPELLYETERLNTTGLYPPLFYATLGLLASDHLQVSVVMMRLVNAAIFTILFSLTFIVVSRKFRSPLLLTYACTLVPLGFFLIPSTNPSSWAVISIGMFFFLLASLAQEVSSKRAIATVVLSVICFTMLVGSRGDGAIFAAIAVLSSLVLYPPLRKFRIPTLGLFVFFFTAAVFIFLSTGQASVTTEGLSDQTASATKHSGFNLLLFNILNMPSLITGVFGSWGLGWLDTVMPPMVWGIGLIISCIVIFQGMTTTNKRKNLASLAVLALLFAIPLYVLQKSNAAVGAYVQPRYIYPLVILLVAISLVPLTKSTAFSINFAQKIIIFFGLALAFSISLHLNMDRYISGISNPSWDLQTADGWWWNVPISAFSVWLVGSICSLVFFWIAASEFQRNVSQSDKVHKRKITQTGENLEASQQQA; this is encoded by the coding sequence ATGCAGCAGAACAGCGATAAATCCATAGCTCCCCACACTAATTCTTCTCAAAGGTTTACAACTTTGAGCAAATATAAAGTCTTCGTAGGGATTGTCGGATTATTTCTCGCTCTGGCAGCATGGTCTGTCGCTTCACCAGTGGGCTCGAGTCCTGATGATGATTTTCACCTTGCGAGCATTTGGTGTGGAGACGGCATTCGGAACGGATTATGTGAACCTGGCTCAAGTGAAAACTCAAGAATGGTGCCCTTGGCCCTTGCGCATTCAATCTGTTACGCCTACAGCCCAGAATCCAATGCGACCTGCCAAGATAACAATCTTGCGATAAATCCTGAACTGCTTTATGAGACAGAAAGACTCAACACCACAGGGTTATACCCCCCACTCTTTTATGCAACCTTGGGACTTTTGGCTTCAGATCATCTTCAGGTATCTGTAGTCATGATGAGGTTGGTAAATGCAGCCATATTCACAATTCTCTTTTCACTGACATTTATAGTGGTGTCGAGAAAATTTAGGTCTCCGCTCCTTCTGACATACGCCTGTACTTTAGTTCCTCTTGGCTTTTTTCTTATTCCAAGTACTAACCCAAGTTCATGGGCCGTCATCAGCATAGGTATGTTTTTCTTTCTCCTTGCTTCTTTGGCACAAGAAGTGTCCTCAAAACGTGCAATAGCTACAGTTGTACTTTCTGTGATTTGCTTCACTATGTTGGTCGGCTCCCGCGGAGACGGCGCAATATTCGCTGCAATTGCTGTCCTTAGCAGTTTGGTTCTTTATCCGCCATTGAGGAAGTTCAGGATTCCTACTCTTGGGCTTTTTGTGTTCTTCTTTACTGCAGCAGTATTCATTTTCCTTTCAACTGGCCAAGCATCGGTTACGACCGAGGGTCTCAGCGATCAAACTGCCTCAGCAACAAAGCATTCAGGCTTCAACCTTTTGTTATTCAACATCCTCAATATGCCCTCCCTGATAACCGGGGTTTTTGGAAGTTGGGGATTGGGATGGTTAGACACCGTGATGCCACCCATGGTTTGGGGAATTGGGCTAATTATTTCTTGCATCGTTATTTTCCAAGGAATGACAACAACAAATAAACGAAAGAATCTGGCCTCTCTAGCTGTTTTGGCTCTGCTATTTGCCATCCCGTTGTATGTCTTACAGAAATCAAATGCAGCGGTGGGTGCCTACGTGCAACCAAGATACATTTACCCACTTGTCATTCTGCTCGTTGCCATTTCTCTTGTCCCACTGACAAAATCAACCGCTTTTTCCATCAATTTCGCACAAAAAATAATCATCTTTTTTGGCTTGGCGCTAGCTTTTAGCATTTCCCTTCATCTGAACATGGACAGATATATCAGTGGAATTTCTAACCCATCCTGGGACTTACAAACCGCTGATGGCTGGTGGTGGAATGTCCCAATTTCTGCATTTAGTGTTTGGCTAGTGGGCTCTATTTGTTCGCTGGTGTTTTTCTGGATTGCTGCCTCAGAATTTCAGCGAAATGTGTCTCAATCGGACAAGGTACATAAGCGCAAAATTACGCAGACTGGAGAAAATCTCGAAGCATCTCAACAACAGGCCTAG